One region of Wyeomyia smithii strain HCP4-BCI-WySm-NY-G18 chromosome 3, ASM2978416v1, whole genome shotgun sequence genomic DNA includes:
- the LOC129730487 gene encoding uncharacterized protein LOC129730487 encodes MPKTVPKSSPSGASNAKHRRRALEPNSGDDCEESSRKRPNRSEPDQRIVEPPANNPNNGASADPSPSASPGIAIRSESRFLLQALRRIQELQDEIDFLENDPYAEDADSSEGDDESSFFDQDPSPAAVVAGHQAEALGFAVCARETMAFLEREGVALDSPIMINLRNRLIGRCESNVSC; translated from the coding sequence ATGCCAAAAACTGTCCCAAAGAGCTCCCCCAGCGGAGCTTCGAACGCAAAGCACAGGCGTCGAGCGCTGGAACCAAATAGTGGGGACGATTGTGAAGAATCATCCCGAAAGCGACCAAATCGATCCGAACCGGACCAAAGAATAGTGGAACCTCCAGCGAATAACCCAAATAATGGTGCGTCAGCAGATCCGTCACCATCAGCCTCCCCCGGCATTGCGATCCGATCCGAGTCGCGCTTCCTGCTGCAGGCGCTGCGTCGTATCCAGGAGCTTCAAGACGAAATCGATTTCCTGGAAAATGACCCGTACGCAGAGGATGCAGACTCCTCGGAAGGAGATGACGAATCCAGCTTCTTCGATCAGGATCCCAGCCCTGCTGCCGTCGTTGCGGGACATCAAGCAGAAGCGCTCGGGTTTGCCGTATGCGCTCGCGAAACGATGGCGTTTCTCGAACGGGAAGGTGTCGCTCTGGATAGCCCAATTATGATTAATCTCCGGAATCGGCTCATCGGCAGATGCGAATCGAATGTGTCCTGCTGA